Within Anguilla anguilla isolate fAngAng1 chromosome 11, fAngAng1.pri, whole genome shotgun sequence, the genomic segment GAGGTAGCAGCGATCTCTTACCTTGCTGGTGTCCTATCTGCTGTCTCACACTGGAATGACAGAAATGCTGGAAGCCGTACGGACCATTGTGCCCTGACGTCAAAGCAATCTCTCCCCAGCAGCCACTgtagcagctgtgtgtgtgtgcgtgagagagagagagagagagagagagagagagagagagagagtttgtgtatgtctgtgtgtgtgagagagagacagagagggagaaagagtatgtgtgtgtgtgtgtgtgtgtgtgtgtgtgagagagagagagagagagagagagagagagagagagagagagtgtgtgtgttcggggGAATCTGTTGTATAATAAAGAGTTACTGATGACAAGAGAGACACCAGATACCACCAGGCTGTAGGCAAACAACCAATGTCATTTCCCTTTGTAAGCCCACAGCTCCTACTCCACTGGTAGAATCAGAgaataatacatacatacatacatacatacatattcagCCACGTAACTAAAATGTAGTTGAAAAATATGGGATTCCATAGCTTCACAAATTGTATGGGAAAATCACATCAACAGTTACAGTTGTATTGGTGACATAGGGTATCTTCAGGAGTAATCTCAACTCATGCAGTTGAACTTGTAGGCCAACTGCTTTCACATGTTAACACGAAAATTACGGTTTACATGGTCTATGTATGCTACCATGGAAATCcgctattttattttgaaataggAATTAAGTGTAATAATCAACTTCTGATTCTGAGATCCAATCGATTATTCTTCACTTGATTTCAAGGGGACATATCAAAGCGCATGTGCAAGTCCCACTCTTCCTTTCTGCAAAATTCGTCGCAATGGCTCCGGTGGTCAGTAAAATCATCTGTTTAAAATGGTTGAAATGTGTcatgtttacttgctgggtACCCATTTAGACCGGCTGAGGTCATGCTGCACAAATCTGGGATTTGTAATAGAAGTACAAACTAAATTTTTTATGACGGAAGCATTTAGTTTAAAGAGTTTTTGTGGATGAATCTAATAGTGCGGCCTGGTCCATTGAACCACGTTGTAGCTACGCGCCGACTCGGTACCTGTAGTTGGAATATAGAGAGACGTTTCTGTTgtggtttttcatttaaaatacttatGTACGTGTTCGATAACGATTCGGTGTTAATTTTGCAGTTTTGAAGCTGCATGTCTAGAATAACTGGTTAATAAGAATGTATGAATTGAGTTTTACATTGTAGCGGTTCATTGAAGAGGGAGCTCCTTCGGATTCTAGCCTCTGTGGAAACAGTGCCCAGTAAGTTAGCTAATTTAGCTCGCCTAGCTAGCTGGTTTCTTTCTTTATCGGGTACAGACATTTATCGTTGAGGGTTGCATAGTTTGCGACACTTGTCTTAGTACGTAATATCGATAGTATTTGGTTAGACTGCTTGTTTCTGACTGACTACATGCAGTTGTTTACCAACTGTTAAAATAGCAAGTTTGGCAGCTGTCAGCCCGTCGGTGTGAACGGGATTGATATTGTGTTTGTTGATGGCTAATATTATCACTGTAACGTTGAACAACCCTACTCCACCTACAAGCTATAAACGGTTAGCTATTGATAGTAGGGACTAACAGCTTGCTTGTTACTAGCAGTAGTCTTTGTGGGCACGTAAGGTTGGCTGTAGCTTTGACTTGTGTTAGGAGGAtgtcagtccccccccccaagttatACATAGTTTACAGGTTAGCTGTAAAGGCCAGTAATATGAAGTATTGCATCACGAAAAGATGACCATGCAATCTGTCAAACATTAGATAGgaaacagaattttatttttagtgcaaGTGTCAAATAGGATTAAACATGTTTGATGCATTGTCAAATATGTTATTACTTGCTGAAAAGCAGAGTTGAGGGTGGGAAAAGTGTAGTTGGTTTGCTAGGAAACAGACTTGAGTTCTGCTCTCGAATTGGCTTTCTTCGAAAAAATTTACATTGTAAACatgaaacaatgaaatacaAACGTTGATACGCCACTTAGCAATGTAATTTGTGAGATTCATGGCATAATTTAGACCACACTGTTCAGTCTTTGTAAGTGCACAGTGCACGGCTCAGTTTGAGGTAAAcggttgttttatttaaaaattttgatAATGTTTATTGTTCTAATTTCAGAAAAAGCAGACCACGAAGGGTGGGAAGAAGAAGAGGCAGGTGCTTAAGTTCACTTTGGACTGTACTCACCCTGTGGAAGATGGCATCATGGATGCTGCTAACTTTGTAAGTTACCTGCTGTCTTTCAAGTCATGACTAACTGCAATGATAATTTTACACTGTGTATTTAGGgtctatttttttctgcctaAAGGGTTCTCTGATCTTTCAGGCTTGATTGCCCTGGCACAGGCTGAAAAGGGTCGCCTCACAGGATAAAATTTGAAATAGCACCCTTCTGCTTATAAGTGTAGTTGCTTAACAACACACTAGGCTCTGGTGCCACTTGATGGGTGTAATTGCTCATATACGTCAACTGCACCCTCCCACAAATCCAGTAGAATTTCTCAGAGTTGTTAAGAATTCATACTGGCAGTGAGTGAGGACTTTGTGGTGACTTGGTTGGGTTGGTGTCCCCCATTTGCTACAGGAGCAGTTCCTTCAGGAGCGCATTAAGGTGAATGGAAAAGCTGGCAACCTGGGCGGTGGTGTAGTGACCATTGAGAGGAGCAAGAGCAAGATCACGGTGACCTCTGAGGTCCCCTTCTCGAAACGGTAAGTCCCTGTGATTTCAGCATCCGTCTTCATCACCCTGATGAATGTTTTTGGGAGAGGAACTCctggcatgcatgcatttgacATATGACCATTGGGAATTGCAGAATCAACTTATACCCTGGATTTAATGGAGATTCTGACCAATGTAAGGTCAAGTATGTAAGAACTTTGTTTGAATAGTGAGACCAGGCCTCTCAGCCCAGTTAGTGGAGTAGTTTTTCCTTACAATCCAGTGTGTATACAGAACTACCAAGGGTCTTTGCTTTTGTTACTAAGTTCTGGAATTGATTTGTGCTGTAATaattttctgtgtaaaacctGTGAATTTTCACATGACTTGTTCTGTTCAGCTTTGGCGTGAACCGATGACTTGATTTGGCAGACCTAAACGGAGCTTGTTCAACTTCTGAACCAGACTGGTGAAATGCTGGGAACCTTGAGCACA encodes:
- the LOC118207807 gene encoding 60S ribosomal protein L22, with protein sequence MAPVKKQTTKGGKKKRQVLKFTLDCTHPVEDGIMDAANFEQFLQERIKVNGKAGNLGGGVVTIERSKSKITVTSEVPFSKRYLKYLTKKYLKKNNLRDWLRVVANTKESYELRYFQINQDEEEEEDED